Proteins encoded within one genomic window of Tabrizicola piscis:
- a CDS encoding succinate dehydrogenase, hydrophobic membrane anchor protein, protein MRYLTARKRAEGRGSAGSGTEHHWAMTVSSVGLAFLLPTWLYIFGSALGSSREVVLDTFARPFPAIVTALILVVGMRHFAMGVAMTIEDYSKGTTRKMLLIGATSLAWVIAATGLFALARIAL, encoded by the coding sequence ATGCGCTATCTGACCGCCCGCAAACGCGCCGAGGGCCGCGGCTCTGCCGGCTCTGGCACGGAACACCACTGGGCGATGACGGTGTCATCGGTCGGGCTGGCTTTCCTTCTGCCGACCTGGCTTTACATCTTCGGCTCTGCGCTGGGGAGTTCGCGTGAGGTGGTGTTGGACACCTTTGCCCGCCCGTTCCCGGCGATCGTGACGGCGCTGATCCTGGTGGTCGGGATGCGGCACTTCGCGATGGGGGTGGCGATGACGATCGAGGATTATTCAAAGGGCACAACGCGCAAGATGCTGCTGATCGGCGCGACGTCGTTGGCCTGGGTGATTGCTGCAACCGGCCTGTTCGCGCTGGCCCGGATTGCACTGTGA
- the sdhC gene encoding succinate dehydrogenase, cytochrome b556 subunit, whose product MADAKRTPQTINRPLSPHLQIYRVQMTSVSSILTRITGIGVIVAVMLAVWWLLAAATSDGYFALANGVVTSWFGDLVFTGSLWAIWYHFLAGLRHLYFDSGRGLEVATAEKLGWACVIGSVVLTVITILLVQ is encoded by the coding sequence ATGGCAGATGCCAAGCGGACGCCGCAGACCATCAACCGCCCCCTTTCACCGCATTTGCAGATCTATCGGGTGCAGATGACCTCTGTCTCGTCGATCCTGACGCGGATCACCGGGATCGGGGTGATCGTGGCCGTGATGCTGGCCGTCTGGTGGCTTTTGGCGGCTGCGACATCCGACGGCTACTTCGCCCTTGCGAATGGGGTAGTGACCAGCTGGTTCGGCGATCTGGTCTTTACGGGGTCGCTTTGGGCCATCTGGTACCATTTCCTGGCGGGTCTGCGGCATCTGTATTTCGACTCGGGTCGCGGGCTTGAGGTCGCCACGGCGGAAAAGCTGGGTTGGGCCTGCGTCATCGGATCGGTCGTTCTGACCGTGATCACCATTCTTCTGGTTCAGTGA
- a CDS encoding MaoC family dehydratase, translated as MKTNPGRFFEDYRVGEVITHAVPRTVGQGERALYHALYPARGAVQSSDEFARSVGLPSAPMDDLIAFHTVFGKTVPDVSLNAVANLGYAEGRWLAPVWPGDTLRSQSEVIGLKETSSGATGVVWVRTKGLNQRGDVVLDYVRWVMVKKRRREVVVETHVPALAASVDPATLVVPEGLDFSRYDFALAGEPHRWSDYAVGEVIDHVDAVTVEEAEHMLATRLWQNTSKVHFDVGQREDGRRLIYGGHVISLARALSFNGLANAQFLAGLNAGAHANPCFAGDTVRAWSEVLDRAETAAPGVGALRLRLVATKGEAGQLRGADGKYLPEVLLDLDYWALIPR; from the coding sequence ATGAAGACCAATCCGGGGCGGTTTTTCGAGGATTACCGGGTGGGTGAGGTGATCACCCATGCGGTGCCGCGAACCGTGGGGCAGGGCGAGCGGGCGCTGTATCACGCGCTGTATCCGGCGCGGGGGGCAGTGCAGTCTTCAGATGAGTTTGCGCGGTCGGTGGGTCTGCCTTCGGCGCCCATGGATGATCTGATTGCGTTTCATACGGTGTTTGGCAAAACGGTGCCGGATGTCAGTCTGAATGCCGTGGCCAACCTTGGCTATGCCGAGGGGCGCTGGCTGGCACCGGTCTGGCCGGGGGATACGCTGCGGTCGCAGTCCGAGGTGATCGGGCTGAAGGAAACCAGCAGTGGGGCCACGGGCGTGGTCTGGGTGCGGACCAAGGGCCTGAACCAGCGCGGGGACGTCGTGCTGGACTATGTGCGCTGGGTGATGGTGAAGAAGCGCCGCCGCGAGGTGGTGGTGGAGACCCATGTGCCGGCGCTTGCGGCGTCGGTTGACCCGGCAACGCTGGTGGTGCCGGAGGGGCTGGATTTCAGCCGCTATGACTTTGCGCTGGCCGGGGAGCCGCATCGCTGGAGCGATTATGCGGTCGGTGAAGTGATCGACCACGTCGACGCGGTGACGGTGGAAGAGGCCGAGCATATGCTGGCCACGCGGCTGTGGCAGAACACGTCGAAAGTGCACTTCGACGTGGGCCAGCGCGAGGATGGGCGGCGGCTGATCTATGGTGGGCATGTGATCAGCCTGGCGCGGGCGCTGAGCTTCAACGGGCTGGCCAATGCGCAGTTTCTGGCCGGGCTGAACGCGGGCGCCCATGCCAACCCCTGTTTTGCCGGGGATACCGTGCGCGCCTGGAGCGAGGTGCTGGACCGGGCCGAGACAGCGGCACCCGGCGTGGGGGCGCTGCGGTTGCGGCTGGTCGCGACCAAAGGGGAAGCTGGGCAGCTGCGCGGGGCGGATGGCAAGTATCTGCCTGAGGTGTTGCTGGATCTGGACTACTGGGCCTTGATTCCGCGCTGA
- a CDS encoding DUF1737 domain-containing protein has product MKLYRFLSGDDTSAFCHKVTVALNKGWELHGTPTYAFDAANGVMRCGQAVVKDVPGDYTPDVKLGEL; this is encoded by the coding sequence ATGAAGCTGTATCGGTTCTTGAGCGGGGATGACACCTCGGCCTTCTGTCACAAGGTGACGGTGGCGTTGAACAAGGGGTGGGAATTGCATGGGACACCGACCTATGCCTTTGACGCGGCCAATGGGGTGATGCGCTGCGGTCAGGCGGTGGTGAAGGATGTGCCGGGGGATTACACTCCGGACGTGAAGCTGGGCGAGCTATGA
- a CDS encoding NnrU family protein has product MALIVLGLALWWGAHLFKRLAPARRAAMGDAGKGVVTVGILAGVVLMVIGYRGNEAPDLWYPPDFLKHVNNLLMLFAFYLYAASGMKTRITGIIRHPQLTAVKTWAVAHLLVNGDLASVVLFGGILAWAVVEVIVINRAEPRPPAPAPAPMGKEIGALVGAVVVMGLVGLVHGWLGVRPWG; this is encoded by the coding sequence ATGGCGTTGATCGTGTTGGGACTGGCCCTGTGGTGGGGCGCGCATCTGTTCAAGCGGCTGGCGCCCGCGCGGCGGGCCGCGATGGGCGATGCGGGCAAGGGGGTGGTGACGGTCGGCATTCTGGCGGGCGTGGTGCTGATGGTCATCGGCTACCGCGGGAATGAGGCACCGGACCTGTGGTATCCGCCAGACTTCCTGAAGCATGTGAACAACCTGCTGATGCTGTTCGCCTTCTATCTTTATGCGGCCAGCGGGATGAAGACCCGGATCACCGGCATCATCCGGCACCCGCAGCTGACGGCGGTAAAGACCTGGGCGGTGGCGCATCTGCTGGTGAATGGCGATCTGGCGAGTGTGGTGCTGTTCGGCGGTATCCTCGCCTGGGCGGTGGTCGAGGTGATCGTGATCAACCGGGCCGAGCCTCGGCCCCCTGCACCTGCGCCTGCACCGATGGGCAAGGAAATTGGCGCGCTGGTCGGGGCGGTGGTCGTCATGGGGCTGGTCGGGTTGGTGCATGGCTGGCTGGGGGTTCGGCCCTGGGGCTGA
- a CDS encoding HpcH/HpaI aldolase/citrate lyase family protein — translation MSRPVRSVLYIPASKERALEKARDLPTDAIIFDLEDAVSPEEKDRARDLLAEELTAQDFGARLRIVRVNGLDTPWGAADLAVFAGHPGVDAVLVPKVNAPAVLDAVAAVVAKPLWAMLETAQGCLNAAAIAAHPRLEGMVMGTNDLAKELGARFRADRLPLIAGLGACVLAARAAGKVVVDGVYNAFKDEAGLRAECEQGRDMGFDGKTLIHPAQLAIANEVFAPSDAEVTLARRMIEAYRAARAQGQGVAVLDGRIVENMHVANATTILAKASAIAALAV, via the coding sequence GTGTCCCGTCCTGTCCGTTCGGTTCTGTATATCCCCGCGTCGAAGGAACGGGCGCTGGAGAAGGCGCGCGATCTGCCGACGGATGCGATCATCTTCGATCTGGAAGATGCGGTCTCGCCCGAGGAAAAGGACCGCGCGCGGGACCTTCTGGCCGAGGAGCTGACCGCGCAGGACTTTGGCGCGCGGCTGCGGATCGTGCGGGTGAACGGGCTGGACACGCCCTGGGGGGCGGCGGATCTGGCGGTGTTTGCCGGGCATCCGGGGGTGGATGCGGTGCTGGTGCCGAAGGTGAATGCGCCCGCCGTTCTTGACGCAGTGGCGGCGGTGGTGGCCAAGCCGCTGTGGGCGATGCTGGAGACGGCGCAGGGCTGTCTGAACGCGGCCGCGATTGCGGCGCATCCGCGGCTGGAGGGGATGGTGATGGGCACCAATGACCTTGCCAAGGAACTGGGCGCGCGGTTCCGGGCGGACCGGTTGCCGCTGATCGCGGGGCTGGGCGCTTGTGTGCTGGCGGCGCGGGCGGCGGGCAAGGTGGTGGTGGACGGGGTCTACAACGCCTTCAAGGATGAGGCGGGCCTGCGGGCGGAATGCGAGCAGGGGCGGGACATGGGCTTTGACGGCAAGACGCTGATCCATCCGGCCCAGTTGGCGATTGCGAACGAGGTCTTTGCGCCAAGCGACGCGGAAGTGACGCTGGCCCGGCGGATGATCGAAGCCTACCGCGCGGCGCGGGCGCAGGGGCAGGGCGTGGCGGTGCTGGATGGCCGGATCGTCGAGAACATGCATGTCGCCAATGCCACAACGATCCTTGCCAAGGCCTCGGCGATTGCGGCGCTGGCCGTTTGA
- a CDS encoding sulfite exporter TauE/SafE family protein, translating to MEAAGYWLAAVLAAVLVGMGKGGVPVVAMLSVPIMALVMSPVMAAGLLLPVYVVSDIFGIYAYRHAFDRRVLAIVLPGSFLGIGVGWATASIVPEAAVTLLVGLIGLAFALTLLIRRPVAAERKRAEVAPGLFWGAVAGFTSFVSHAGAPPYQVYTLPLGMSKAVFAGTSTIAFAVINVVKLVPYYALGQVNMASLKVAAVMAVPAAIAVFVGLRLVKWMPERLFFRLVTWALLLISVKLVWDGLTGL from the coding sequence ATGGAAGCGGCGGGATACTGGCTGGCGGCAGTGCTGGCGGCAGTGCTGGTGGGGATGGGCAAGGGCGGCGTGCCCGTTGTGGCGATGCTGAGCGTGCCGATCATGGCGCTGGTCATGTCGCCGGTGATGGCTGCGGGGCTGTTGCTGCCGGTCTATGTGGTATCGGACATTTTTGGCATCTACGCCTATCGCCATGCCTTTGACCGGCGAGTGCTCGCGATCGTTCTGCCCGGGTCCTTTTTGGGGATTGGCGTGGGCTGGGCCACGGCCAGCATTGTGCCTGAAGCGGCTGTCACGCTGCTGGTCGGGCTGATCGGCCTGGCCTTTGCGCTGACCCTCTTGATCCGGCGGCCCGTGGCGGCGGAACGGAAGCGGGCCGAAGTCGCGCCGGGCCTGTTCTGGGGAGCTGTGGCCGGGTTCACCAGTTTCGTCAGCCACGCGGGCGCGCCACCCTATCAGGTCTACACACTGCCTTTAGGCATGTCGAAGGCGGTCTTCGCTGGCACGTCGACCATAGCCTTTGCGGTGATCAACGTCGTGAAGCTGGTGCCGTATTACGCCTTGGGTCAGGTGAATATGGCCAGCCTGAAGGTTGCGGCAGTGATGGCCGTGCCTGCGGCCATCGCGGTCTTTGTGGGGTTGCGGCTGGTGAAGTGGATGCCGGAGCGGCTGTTCTTTCGGCTGGTGACCTGGGCGCTGTTGCTGATTTCGGTAAAGCTGGTCTGGGATGGCCTGACGGGGCTGTGA
- the mdh gene encoding malate dehydrogenase, translated as MARPKIALIGAGQIGGTLAHLIALKELGDVILFDIAEGTPQGKALDIAQSGPSEGFDATMTGTNSYADLAGADVCIVTAGVPRKPGMSRDDLIGINLKVMKSVGEGIKAHCPNAFVICITNPLDAMVWALREFSGLPHHKVVGMAGVLDSARFRHFLSLEFNVSMKDVTAFVLGGHGDTMVPSVRYSTVGGIPLPDLVAMGWTTQEKLDAIVQRTRDGGAEIVGLLKTGSAFYAPATSAIEMAEAYLKDQKRLLPCAAHVKGPYGLDGIYVGVPVIIGAGGVERVVEVKLDASEKAMLDKSIDAVKGLLTACKAIDPTLA; from the coding sequence ATGGCCAGACCCAAGATCGCCCTTATCGGCGCCGGGCAGATCGGCGGCACGCTTGCGCATCTCATCGCCTTGAAGGAACTCGGCGATGTGATCCTGTTCGACATCGCGGAAGGCACGCCGCAGGGCAAGGCGCTGGATATCGCGCAGTCCGGCCCGTCCGAAGGCTTTGACGCCACGATGACCGGAACCAACTCCTACGCTGATCTGGCCGGGGCCGATGTCTGCATCGTCACCGCCGGGGTGCCACGGAAACCGGGGATGAGCCGGGATGACCTCATCGGCATCAACCTCAAGGTGATGAAATCGGTCGGCGAAGGCATCAAGGCCCATTGCCCCAACGCTTTCGTCATCTGCATCACCAACCCGCTTGATGCGATGGTCTGGGCGCTGCGCGAATTCTCGGGCCTGCCGCACCACAAGGTCGTCGGCATGGCGGGCGTGCTCGACTCGGCCCGCTTCCGCCACTTCCTGTCGCTGGAATTCAACGTCTCGATGAAGGACGTCACCGCCTTCGTCCTTGGCGGCCATGGCGATACGATGGTGCCGTCCGTCCGCTATTCCACCGTCGGCGGCATCCCCTTGCCGGACCTCGTGGCAATGGGCTGGACGACGCAAGAGAAACTCGACGCCATCGTCCAGCGCACCCGCGACGGCGGGGCCGAGATTGTGGGCCTGTTGAAAACCGGCTCGGCCTTCTACGCCCCCGCCACCTCTGCAATCGAGATGGCCGAGGCTTACCTGAAAGACCAAAAGCGCCTGCTGCCCTGCGCCGCGCATGTGAAAGGCCCCTACGGCCTTGACGGCATCTATGTCGGCGTCCCGGTCATCATCGGCGCAGGTGGCGTGGAACGTGTGGTCGAGGTGAAGCTTGACGCCTCCGAAAAGGCCATGCTCGACAAATCCATCGACGCCGTGAAAGGCCTTCTGACCGCCTGCAAGGCGATCGACCCGACGCTGGCCTGA
- a CDS encoding class I SAM-dependent methyltransferase, which produces MAALLAEGMTPQDHLLDIGCGALRLGHLAVPYLDPGHYWGTDASLALMQHGRAVELADPDRLPLAHLVQDADFAFPGVPSTITLAMAWGVFTHLPMGALQAALQSVADRLSQLRAFLFTVFLAPDGDHAAPFRQPDGVVTHPDRAPRHLRLSDVQNLVGAVGFTLRLTPDRLPRGQRLFVASPPQMP; this is translated from the coding sequence ATGGCCGCCCTTCTTGCCGAAGGGATGACCCCGCAAGACCACCTTCTCGACATCGGCTGCGGCGCACTTCGGCTGGGCCACCTTGCCGTGCCCTACCTTGACCCGGGCCACTACTGGGGCACCGACGCCTCGCTTGCCCTGATGCAGCACGGCCGCGCGGTGGAGCTGGCCGACCCCGACCGCCTTCCCCTTGCTCACCTCGTCCAGGACGCCGACTTCGCTTTCCCTGGCGTGCCGTCCACAATCACCCTTGCCATGGCCTGGGGCGTTTTCACCCACCTGCCGATGGGTGCCCTGCAAGCCGCGCTGCAAAGTGTCGCGGATCGGCTGTCACAGCTGCGGGCGTTCCTTTTCACCGTGTTTCTTGCCCCGGACGGCGACCATGCCGCCCCGTTCCGCCAGCCCGATGGGGTTGTGACCCATCCCGACCGTGCCCCCCGGCATCTGCGGCTGTCGGATGTCCAGAACCTTGTGGGGGCCGTGGGCTTCACCCTCCGGCTAACCCCAGACCGCCTGCCCCGCGGTCAACGGCTTTTCGTCGCGTCGCCCCCCCAGATGCCGTAG
- a CDS encoding glycosyltransferase family A protein: MRHVITLSTIPPRFSDIAPTLASLVRQQSRPEALELYIPKAYRRFPEWGGALPEVPEGVKILRVEQDLGPATKILPAARAYRGQDVELIFCDDDHYYAPDWSQRLLKVRKAHANAAVCVSATTVARMGRDWKSDATPRAVVAPHRQEQLGFHLNRLVDTVLKRNVGATKFEARFRKLDKSGYADIAEGNAGVVIRPEFLDDKVFDIPAVLWAVDDVWLSGHLARRKIAIWADKRANRVQTIMQISRNEPLYRSVIEGADRATANLACVDYMRATYGIWGGDATKSR; the protein is encoded by the coding sequence ATGCGCCATGTCATCACGCTCTCCACGATCCCTCCGCGATTCTCGGACATCGCTCCCACGCTGGCTTCGCTGGTTCGGCAGCAATCAAGGCCCGAGGCGTTGGAACTTTACATTCCAAAGGCGTATCGCCGCTTTCCGGAATGGGGCGGTGCCCTGCCTGAGGTGCCGGAGGGCGTGAAGATCCTGCGCGTGGAACAGGATTTGGGGCCAGCCACAAAGATATTGCCGGCGGCACGGGCCTATCGCGGGCAAGACGTTGAACTCATCTTCTGTGACGATGATCATTACTACGCCCCGGATTGGAGCCAGCGGCTTCTGAAGGTCCGCAAGGCGCATGCCAACGCGGCGGTCTGCGTCAGCGCGACCACAGTTGCCCGCATGGGCAGGGACTGGAAAAGCGATGCAACGCCACGCGCCGTCGTCGCCCCCCACCGTCAAGAACAGCTCGGGTTTCACCTGAACCGCCTTGTGGACACAGTCCTAAAGCGGAATGTGGGCGCAACAAAGTTTGAGGCTCGGTTCCGCAAGCTCGACAAATCCGGCTATGCGGACATCGCCGAAGGCAATGCTGGCGTGGTGATCCGGCCTGAATTCCTTGACGACAAGGTGTTTGATATTCCTGCCGTGCTGTGGGCGGTCGATGATGTCTGGCTGTCCGGCCATCTGGCGCGGCGGAAGATCGCCATATGGGCCGACAAGCGGGCCAACCGCGTCCAGACGATCATGCAGATTTCCCGGAACGAGCCACTTTACCGCTCGGTGATCGAAGGGGCTGACCGGGCTACGGCAAACCTCGCCTGCGTCGATTATATGCGCGCGACCTACGGCATCTGGGGGGGCGACGCGACGAAAAGCCGTTGA